The DNA region GCGACGTCGATCACGTTGATATCGGCCGGCAATGTGTCGTTGATGCGCATGCGGAGGATGTGAGGAGCGAGCTGCGTCGCGATCTCGAGGTGGGCGACCTGGGCCAGGGCGTGGACACCGGCATCCGTGCGTCCCGAGCCCATGAATTCGAATCTGTCGGTGTTCGTCGCCTCCCCGATGGCACGCATCAGCTCACCCTGAACTGTCCGTGCATTCTTCTGTACCTGCCAACCGGAGTATCGCGTACCTTCGTACTCGATCGTTATCATGAATCTTGCCATGTACAAACCTACGAAGACCATGAACGGTGAGCGTGCCAGAAATGAACTTCTTTCCTCCCTGGGTGAATACCGGAGCCGCTATCCGGAAGAAGGGGAGGTCGTGGACAGGGTGATGGAGTTCGTATCCAGAGAACCCGGATGTTTCGAACGGAGTACGGCCGAAGGCCATATCACGGGCTCGGCATGGGTCGTCGATCCGTCGGGAGAGCGCACCCTGCTCACGCATCATCGCAAGCTCGGCAAGTGGCTCCAGCTCGGAGGTCATGCCGATGGCGATGGAAACGTCCTGCGCGTGGCCGTCACGGAAGCCCGTGAGGAGTCGGGCATCGACGACTACGAGGCCGTGACCGACGATATCTTCGATGTGGACGTCCATCCCATTCCTGCACGCGGCAGCGACGCGGGCCACCTGCACTTCGACGTCCGTTACGCATTGCGTGCGGGGCATACGGACCATGTGGTGAGCGGCGAGTCGCACGACCTCGCATGGGTGCCGATTCGGGAACTGGAACGCTATACGACGGAAGACTCGATGCTGCGGATGGCCCGGAAGTGGCTGGAACTCAGCGCGTCTCAACGGACCTGATGCGGTCCCGGGCATCGGCGACGGCCTGGCGTGCCGTCTTCTTCCGATAGATGGCCATCATCACCTCTTCCTCGAAGATCCGCTCTGCATCGAGAAAGTGGACGCTCTGTTCGATGGAGGGTGCCTGTTCGACGGCATCGCAGAAAGCGATGGCATTGGCGTCCTGGAGGCGTTCACGCATTGTATCGAGCGCCTGCCTGCCGGCGGGTACTCCCGCATCCGGTATGGCTTCGCAGAAGGCCAGAGCGGTGTTGTCGCTCGTAAGGTAGTCGATGAGGAGCATCGCCTCGTGCCGATGCACGGACGCATTGCTTACGGCGAGATAGTCGCCGCTGAGAATGCTCCCGTGGTGAGCCGTAGCGATATCGGTGAGAGGGAAGATTCCGTCGAGGACGGTGAACGATGCGGACCGTCCGGTCCGCGCGGCCGAAGCCAGTATCCATGCACCACTGACCCATACACCGACGTCGCCACGGACGAAGCGTTCGTCCAGGTTCCGTGACGACTCGTTGATGCCATAGTCGCAGAACGAGACGTAGCGTTCGAGCGCCACGACTGCACTGTCGTCCAGCGTGGACCAATATGGTCTGGACAGGAAGGCCTTGCTGCCTCCGGCGATCATGAAGGGCAGTACGCGTTTCATGACGTTATGCGGTTCGTTGCTCGCGATACCGAATCCGTAGCGGCCCCGGGCAGGGTCGTGATAGGCACGTATAACGTCCAGCATCGTCTTTCCTGACCTGGCCTCGTGCAATGTCGTCTGCATCATGAGGGCCCGCGTATTGACGACCCATGGAAGAGCAACCGTCGAGTCTCCGAAGATGCCCCCACTACGTGCTCCGGGCAGGAAGCGGTCGGCGTTGTCATCGGACAATCTGCCGAGGACACCGGCTGCGGCGAACTGCGGAATCCATTCCATGCCGATGTGGACGACGTCGGGCGGATTACCCGAATTGAAGGCGAGCTGGAGTTTGGCCTTGCCGTCGGACCATTGCAGTTCCGTGAGTTCGACGACGACGAAGGGATGCTTGCGCTGGAAGTCCGCGATCTGCTGTTGCAGGACGGCGCGTTGTGCCGGTTCGGACCAGAAATGCCAGAGTCTCAGGACGGTACGTTCACCGTTCGAGGCATCGCCGTCACCGCAGCCAGTCAGGATACAGACGAGGATACCGAGGAAGAGCAGGATCGGGGCCGGGGATACGGCAATACCGGAACGGTGTCGATGTGGATGCATACCTGATATCCAGTTGCCGTGCATATGGTAACGAACGTTGTTATTCCCTGTTCGTCGTACGCGCCTCGCTGATCGTGACACCGAACGGACCCCTGGGCGCCGGGGCAGGTAATGCGGGCTTGCTGCCGTCCTTCTGTCCCGATCCGGCTGGCCCACCGGCCTGCTTCACCCACGTACTGTCCCGTTTGACGTCTTCCGGCCACTTGTTCAGGAAGAACTTCTCAAGCAGCTTGCGTACGATGGGAGCGGCCACCACGCCACCGAAGCCACCGCGTTCGACCGTCACGACGAGGGCGATGCGGGGATTGTCCTTCGGGGCGAAACATACGAACCATCCCTGGTCCCCCTGCTTGGTTTCGGCCGTCCCGGTCTTGCCGCAGACGTCGAAGCCGGGGACGTCTGCTATGCGGGCCGTACCGTTGGTCACGACCTGACGCATGGCGTTCTTGACCGTCTTGAAGTGGCGATTTTCGATCGGAATCTTCTGCGAGTCGTAGGAAACGTTCTGTCGCTGCTTGAGCTGCTTGTTGTACATGGCGCGCACGGCATGGGGCTGATACAGCGTTCCTTCGTTGGCGATAGCGGCGATGTAGGTCACCATCTGAAGTGGTGTGACCTGTACCTCTCCCTGACCGATACCCCAGTTCACGAGGGCGTAGTTCGTCCATCCACGTTCGCCGTAGGCCTTGTTCATGTAGGCACGTGAGGGCAGGATGCCGCGCGCTTCTTCCGTGATGTCGGCACGGGTCTTCTGTCCGAACCCGAACATCGAACCGTACTGATGGAAACGCTCGACGCCGAGCTTGACGGCGATCTGGTTGAAGAAGGCGTTGCAGGACGAGGCGATGGCGCGGTTGACGTCGATGGCCCCGTGGACCCCGCCGTGGCATTTGCACGTGCGGTTGCCGAAGGTGAAGCCGCCTGCGCAGTAGAGCGTGCTCTTGTCCGTGATGATCCCTTCCTGCAGGCCTGCGA from Candidatus Kapaibacterium thiocyanatum includes:
- a CDS encoding penicillin-binding protein 2, giving the protein MAIVYVGRLAYLQIIQGNVYRVKAETQAIKQVKIEPFRGNMIDRNGHYIVQNAPGFSVTVTPYEFNDESCRHLSAVLGVPQAQIWQEVRKAATFNKFAAAKIPSGRDVGFEVISAIEEQRDDLPGVDIIIDPKRLYAFDGNAAHLLGYTREVSEWQLKSLGDSYDPGDVTGQTGLEKAYEPFVRGTKGFQFVAVNKSGQRVASFNDGKSDQAALEGSDLYLGLDIELQELAEKLMAGHTGGVVALDPNNGEILAYVSKPDFDLRSFTGKTSRTYYNQIHDDKGVPLFNRVSMPIYPPGSTWKPLMALAGLQEGIITDKSTLYCAGGFTFGNRTCKCHGGVHGAIDVNRAIASSCNAFFNQIAVKLGVERFHQYGSMFGFGQKTRADITEEARGILPSRAYMNKAYGERGWTNYALVNWGIGQGEVQVTPLQMVTYIAAIANEGTLYQPHAVRAMYNKQLKQRQNVSYDSQKIPIENRHFKTVKNAMRQVVTNGTARIADVPGFDVCGKTGTAETKQGDQGWFVCFAPKDNPRIALVVTVERGGFGGVVAAPIVRKLLEKFFLNKWPEDVKRDSTWVKQAGGPAGSGQKDGSKPALPAPAPRGPFGVTISEARTTNRE